Within the Pseudonocardia alni genome, the region ACGGCGACCCGGCCGTGAGCGGCGCGCCCGTCGGGACGTTCTGCCTCGTCCTGCACTCGCACCTGCCGCTGCTGGCCCGGCACGGCCGGTGGCCGGTCGGCGAGGAGTGGCTGTACCAGTCCTGGGCGCACTCCTATCTGCCCGTCGTCGCGATGCTGCGGGAGCTGGCCGAGGAGGGCCGCACCGGGCTGGCCACCCTCGGGGTGACGCCGGTGCTGGCCGCGCAGCTCGACGACCCGCACTGCCTGCGCGGGGTGCACGACTGGCTCGGCGGGTGGACGCTGCGCGCGCACTCGGCGGCGGGCCGGCTGCCGGACCTGGCCGCGCACGAGCACCGGGTGTCGACGGCGGCGACGGCCGAGTTCGAGCGGCACTGGCGCCACGGCGGGTCGCCCGCCCTGCGCGGTCTGCGCGATTCCGGCGCCGTCGAGCTGCTGGGCGGGCCGGCGGCGCACCCGTTCCAGCCGCTGCTCGACCCGCGGGTGCGGGCGTTCTCGCTGCGCGCCGGGCTCGACGACCACGCCCTGCGCCTGGGCGCCCGGCCGGCCGGGATCTGGGCGCCCGAGTGCGGCTTCGCACCCGGGATGGAGGACGGCTACGCCGCCGCCGGGGTGCGCCGCTTCCTCGTCGACGGCCCCGCGCTGCGCGGCGACACCGCGTTCGCCAGGCCGGTCGGGACCTCCGACGTCGTGTGCGTCGGCCGCGACCTGGAGATCACCTACCGGGTGTGGTCGCCCCGCAAGGGCTACCCCGGTTCGGCCGAGTACCGCGACTTCCACACCTGGGACCACGAGTCCGGCCTCAAACCGGCGCGGGTCACCGGACGGCGGGTACCGACCGAGCGGAAGAAGCCCTACGCCCCCGCGCTCGCCGCCCGCGCCGTCTCCCGCGACGCCGACGACTTCGTCGACACCGTCGTCGCACGGCTGACCGCGCTGCGCGCCGAGCACGGCCGCCCGGCGCTGACCGTCGCCGCGTTCGACACCGAGCTGTTCGGGCACTGGTGGCACGAGGGACCTGCCTGGCTGGCCGCCGTGCTCCGCAGGTTGCCCGAGGCCGGGGTCGCCGTGCGCACCCTCGGCGACGCCGTCGACGACGGCCTGGTCGGCGACCCGGTCGACCTGCGGGAGTCGTCCTGGGGCTCGGGCAAGGACTGGCGGGTCTGGGCCGGGCCGCAGGTCGCCGACCTGGTCGCGCGGAACGCCGCGGTCCAGTCCGACCTGCTCGCCGCCCCGCTGCCCGGCCCCCTCCGGGACCCGCTGGCCGACCTGCTCGCCGACCAGGCGCTGCACGCCCTGTCCAGCGACTGGGCGTTCATGGTCAGCAAGGACTCCGCAGCCGGGTACGCCCGCTCCCGCGCCGACCTGCACGCCGGACGGGTGGCGGAGCTGTCCGGGCTGCTGCGCGCCGGGCGACGGCGCGCCGCACAGCGCCGGGTCGCGGCGTGGGCGGACACGCCGCTGCCGACCTTCGGGCACGTGGACGCCCGGGACCTGGGACGGGTCTGACCACGAACTCGCTCACCCGGTGCGCGGACGGCGCCCCGGGGGTTACCGCCGGTCCGGTGTTTGTCAGGATCTAGCGATGCGGGTGCTGATGGTCAGCTGGGAGTTCCCGCCGGTCGTCGTCGGCGGGCTGGGCCGGCACGTGCACGCGCTGTCCCGCGAGCTCGTCGCGGCCGGGCACGAGGTCGTCGTGCTGTCCCGGGCCCCCACCGGCACCGACGCCGAGACCCACCCGACCCGCACCGAGACCGTCGACGGGGTGCGGGTGCTGCGGGTGGCCGAGGACCCGCCGGAGCTGGAGTTCGGCACCGACCTGGTCGCGTGGACGCTCGCGATGGGGCACGCGATGCTGCGCCACGCACTGACCGCGTTGCTGCCGAGCTGGCGGCCGGACGTCGTGCACGCCCACGACTGGCTCGTCGCGCACCCGTCGATCGCGCTCGCCGACGTCCTCGGGGTCCCGCTGGTCGCGACCGTGCACGCCACCGAGGCGGGCCGGCACTCCGGCTGGCTGCCGGGGCCGCTGAACCGGCAGGTGCACTCCACCGAGTGGTGGCTCGCGCAGCGCGCGGACGAGGTCATCACCTGCTCCGGCGCGATGCGCACCGAGGTGTCGGCACTGCACGACCTCGACCCGGCCGCCGTCCATGTGGTGCACAACGGCATCGACCCGCGTCGCTGGCGGTCCCGCGCCGCCGCTCCCGCGCACGCCGGCGACGGGCCGAGGATCGTCTACTTCGGACGTCTGGAGTACGAGAAGGGCGTCCAGGACCTGATCGCGGCACTGCCCCGGATCCGGCGGCGGCACCGCGGGACCCGGCTGCTCGTCGCCGGGAGCGGGACGCAGCAGGAGATGCTGGCCGAGCGCGCGGCGCAGCACCGGGTGACGCGCTCGGTGACCTTCCTCGGCCACCTGCCCGACGGCGAGCTGACCGCCCTGCTGCGCGGCGCGGACGCGGTCGTCCTGCCGAGCCGCTACGAGCCGTTCGGAATCGTCGCGCTGGAGGCCGCCGCGGTGGGAGCGACTCTCGTCGCCTCGACCGCGGGCGGGCTCGGCGAGCTGGTCCGCGACGGCGAGACCGGCCTCGGGTTCGCCCCCGGCGACGTCCCCGGGATCGCCGACGCCGTCGACCGGGCGCTGGCCGACCCGTCCGCCGCCCGCCGCCGGGCCCGCGCGGCCCGGGCCCGGCTGCGCACCGACTTCGCCTGGCCGGTCATCGCCGGGCACACCGCCCGCATCTACGCCGGCGCCACCGCTGCCGGGCCGCGGGAGCTCCCCCGTCCGAAGATCCCCACCGGGAACCTGTTCAGCGCCTGAGCCCGCGGCGCGGCTCAGGCCCGGTCGAGCCGGGCCTGCAGGGCCCGGTCGGCCTTGCGTGCCATGTCCGCGACCGCGGCGCGCTCGGCGGCGGCGGCCTCGTAGTCGGCCCGCCGGTCGCGCACCACCCGGGCCGGGGTCCCGACGGCGATCGACTCCGCGGGGATGTCCCCCCGCGCGACCGCGTGCGCCCCGAGCACGCTGCCCGGGCCGATCCGGGTGCCGCGCAGCACCGAGGTCTTCACCCCGAGCCAGCAGCCCTCGCCGATCCGGACCGGCGACTTCACGATGCCCTGGTCCTTGATCGGGCGCCGGACGTCGGAGGTGCGGTGGTCGAAGTCGGTGACGTAGACCCAGTCGGCGACGAGCGTCGTCGCGCCGATCTCGACGTCGAGGTAGCAGTTGACGGTGTTGTCCCGGCCGAACACGACCTTGTCGCCGATCCGCATCGAACCCTCGTGGCAGCGCAGGGCGGTGCCGTCGCCGATGTGCACCCAGCGGCCGATCTCGAGCCGCCCGAATCCGGGTCGGGCCTCGATCGTCACGTCCCGGCCCAGGAACACCATGCCGCGCAGTACGACGTGCGGGTGCCGCAGTCGCAGCTTCGCCAGCCGCCAGTACCGCCGCAGGTACCAGGGGCTGTACGCGCGGTGGCGCAGGATCCAGCGCAGCGAGGTGAGGCTGAACAGCTTCGCCTGCTCCGGGTCGGCGTCGGGGATCGGCGGACGTCGCACCCGGCAGAGACTAGGCGTGTGCACCCCACCGGCGACGGGTACCTCCGGCGAGTACCCGTACCCCACCCGAGAGGTCCGCTTGTGAGCGAGCACCGCCAGCCCGACGACGGCACCGACGTCGGCACCGACGAGCTGACCTCCGGAGGAGGCGGCACCTCCCGCGTCGACACGGACAAGGCAGGCAACCCGCGGCCCGACGCGACGACCGACGACTCCGGGGCCACCGGGGCGGCCGCCCGCGAGGTCGAGGCGGACAACGAGGACGAGCCCACCCGCAGCGAGTGATCACCCCGGCGGGCCGGTCGTAGGCTCGCCGGTGTGCCCCGCCCCCTGATCATCTCGACCGATCCCGGCGTCGACGACGCCGTCGCGCTCGTGCTGGCCCTGCGCAGCCCCGAGGTGGACGTCCGGGCCGTCGTCGCCACCTTCGGCAACGTCGGACTGGACGCCACCCTGCCCAACGCGGGTCGCCTGCTCGCCCTCGCCGGGCGCCCGGACGTCCCGCTGGGGGTCGGCGCGGCGCGGCCGCTGGTGCACCGGCTCGAGCGGCGGGCCGGGCACGTGCACGGCTCCGACGGGCTCGGCGGGCGCGCTGCGTCGCTGCCCGGCCCCGCCGCACCGATGCCCGGGTCCGGGGCCGCGTTGATGGCGCGGGTCCTCGAGGAGGCGACCGAGCCGGTCACGATCGCCTCGATCGGCCCGCTCACCGACACCGCGATCCTGCTGGCCGCCCGCCCGGATCTGGTGGGGCGGATCGAGCGGGTCGTCGTCATGGGCGGGGCGATCGGCGGCGGGAACGTCACCGGTGCCGCCGAGTTCAACGTCCACGCCGACCCGGAGGCCGCCCACCGTGTCCTGGCCCAGGACCCCGGCGAGGGCTCCGTGCCGGTCGCGCTGGTGCCCCTGGAGACCACGCTGGGCTGTGCCGCGGGCCCGGAGTGGGTCGCCGCACTGGGCGACGCCGACCCGGTCGGCGCCGAGCTGGCCGCGATGATCGCCCCGTACATGCGGTTCTACCGGGAACGCTACGGCCGCGACGCGGTCGCCCTGCACGACGCGACGGCGCTGCTGGAGTGCGTCGCACCCGGGTCGCTGACGCCGACGCCGACGGCGCTGACCGTGGACACCGGGTTCGGCCCCGCCCGCGGGGCGACCGTGCCCGCCGGACCCGGCACCCGCCCGG harbors:
- a CDS encoding 1,4-alpha-glucan branching protein domain-containing protein, producing MSGAPVGTFCLVLHSHLPLLARHGRWPVGEEWLYQSWAHSYLPVVAMLRELAEEGRTGLATLGVTPVLAAQLDDPHCLRGVHDWLGGWTLRAHSAAGRLPDLAAHEHRVSTAATAEFERHWRHGGSPALRGLRDSGAVELLGGPAAHPFQPLLDPRVRAFSLRAGLDDHALRLGARPAGIWAPECGFAPGMEDGYAAAGVRRFLVDGPALRGDTAFARPVGTSDVVCVGRDLEITYRVWSPRKGYPGSAEYRDFHTWDHESGLKPARVTGRRVPTERKKPYAPALAARAVSRDADDFVDTVVARLTALRAEHGRPALTVAAFDTELFGHWWHEGPAWLAAVLRRLPEAGVAVRTLGDAVDDGLVGDPVDLRESSWGSGKDWRVWAGPQVADLVARNAAVQSDLLAAPLPGPLRDPLADLLADQALHALSSDWAFMVSKDSAAGYARSRADLHAGRVAELSGLLRAGRRRAAQRRVAAWADTPLPTFGHVDARDLGRV
- a CDS encoding glycosyltransferase family 4 protein — protein: MRVLMVSWEFPPVVVGGLGRHVHALSRELVAAGHEVVVLSRAPTGTDAETHPTRTETVDGVRVLRVAEDPPELEFGTDLVAWTLAMGHAMLRHALTALLPSWRPDVVHAHDWLVAHPSIALADVLGVPLVATVHATEAGRHSGWLPGPLNRQVHSTEWWLAQRADEVITCSGAMRTEVSALHDLDPAAVHVVHNGIDPRRWRSRAAAPAHAGDGPRIVYFGRLEYEKGVQDLIAALPRIRRRHRGTRLLVAGSGTQQEMLAERAAQHRVTRSVTFLGHLPDGELTALLRGADAVVLPSRYEPFGIVALEAAAVGATLVASTAGGLGELVRDGETGLGFAPGDVPGIADAVDRALADPSAARRRARAARARLRTDFAWPVIAGHTARIYAGATAAGPRELPRPKIPTGNLFSA
- a CDS encoding acyltransferase, with the protein product MRRPPIPDADPEQAKLFSLTSLRWILRHRAYSPWYLRRYWRLAKLRLRHPHVVLRGMVFLGRDVTIEARPGFGRLEIGRWVHIGDGTALRCHEGSMRIGDKVVFGRDNTVNCYLDVEIGATTLVADWVYVTDFDHRTSDVRRPIKDQGIVKSPVRIGEGCWLGVKTSVLRGTRIGPGSVLGAHAVARGDIPAESIAVGTPARVVRDRRADYEAAAAERAAVADMARKADRALQARLDRA
- a CDS encoding nucleoside hydrolase, which translates into the protein MPRPLIISTDPGVDDAVALVLALRSPEVDVRAVVATFGNVGLDATLPNAGRLLALAGRPDVPLGVGAARPLVHRLERRAGHVHGSDGLGGRAASLPGPAAPMPGSGAALMARVLEEATEPVTIASIGPLTDTAILLAARPDLVGRIERVVVMGGAIGGGNVTGAAEFNVHADPEAAHRVLAQDPGEGSVPVALVPLETTLGCAAGPEWVAALGDADPVGAELAAMIAPYMRFYRERYGRDAVALHDATALLECVAPGSLTPTPTALTVDTGFGPARGATVPAGPGTRPVDVLSAPDVPAVLDAALARLTARP